The sequence TGCAGATCCATGGCGGCTACGGCTTCGTCAGCGAGTACCCGGCCGAGCGCTTCTATCGCGACGAGCGCATCAACCGGATTTTCGAGGGGACCAACGAGATCAACCGTCTGCTCATCCCCGGCATGATCCTGCGCAAGTCGATGAAGGGTGAACTCCCCCTGCAGAAGGAGGCGCTGAAGGCCTTCGAGTCGCTGATGACCCCTTCCTTCGAGGAGATCGACGACAGCGTTCCTTTCGCCCGGGAAAAGGCTCTCCTGAAGAGCCTCAAGACCCTGTTTCTCATCCTCGCCGGCGCCAGTGTGCAGAAGTTCATGGACCGGCTGCAGAACGAGCAGGAGATACTGCTGGCCGCCGCCGACATGGCCATCCAGATCTTCGCCCTGGAGAGCGCGGTGCTGCGGGCCGAGAAAGTCTTCGCCGCCGCCAGCGAGCGGAAGAAGGAGCTGCTGGCCGCCGTCGTCAAGGTCTGCGCCTTCAACGCCACCGAGATCCTCTCGACGGCGGCGAAGAAGGGAGCCTTCTACATCGAGGAGGGGGACACGCTGACCATGATCCTGAGCGGCATCCGGCGCTTCGCCAAGTACGACGCCACCGGCATGCTCCAGGCCAAGCGGAAGCTGGCCGATGCGGCGATCGAGGCGGAGAAGTACGTTTTCTGACGGCAAGGGGCACGGCATGCCGTGCCCCTGCGTCGTCTGCAGGGTCTGCCAGTGGTCTCCTGCAGGACTCTCTCTGTGATCAGCGGTCCACCCAAATTTTCCGGAAGAAGCCCTGGAGCGTTATTGCCTGAGGTCACGGACAACAGAGGGAGAGCGCTCATGAATTTCGTCAGTCCAACACCGTCGATCGAATGCGGCTGCCGGGAGCATATCCTACGCATCACCATCAACCGCCCGGAGAAGATGAACGCGCTCACCGCGGCGATGTACGACGCCCTTGCCGGCGCCATCGTCTGGGCCGACGGCGACCCGGAAGTCCGCGTCATTCTGATCGCGGGGGCCGGCGGCTGCTTCACCAGCGGCAACGACCTGCACGACTTTGCCGCCTCGCCGCCGACCGGCGAAGAAAGCCCCGTCTTCCGTTTCCTGCTGGCCATCAGCGGTGCGCAGAAACCGATCCTCGCCGCCGTGCTCGGCCCGGCCGTGGGCGTCGGCACCACGATGCTGCTGCACTGCGACCTGGTCTGCGCCGGAGAGAGTGCGCGCTTCGAGCTGCCGTTCGTCAACCTGGGGCTCTGCCCCGAGGCGGCCGCCAGCCTGCTGCTGCCGCAGTTGGCGGGACACCAGCGGGCCGCCGAACTGCTCCTGCTGGGCGAACCCTTCGGCGCCGGGCGGGCCCGGGAGATCGGCCTGGTCAACACCGTTTTTCCCGACGGGGAATTGCTCCAGCAGGCCTTGGCCATGGCACGAAGGCTGGCGCAGAGGCCGCCGGCCTCGGTACGCCTGACCAAAGCCCTGCTCAAGAGGGGCGGTCAACGCGCTGTTGCCGAAACCATGGCCGAGGAAGGGCGGCATTTCCTGCAGCGGCTCGCCTCCCCGGAAGCGCAGGAAGCCTTGGCGGCCTTCTTCGAGAAACGCAAGCCGGATTTTTCCGGCTTCGCCTGAGGCGGTTGCGTATCGGGCGGCGGCAGCACACGGTCGGGTGGTGGTCCCTTCCGTGGCCAGGAGGGTTACGTCAGGTTCTTCTCTTTCAGAATGTCGGCGATTCTGCTCCGATAGCCGACGATGTCCTGTCGCAACGAGGAAAGTCTGGTAATCTTTTCGTCGATGTGATGGATGTGCCCGTCGAGGATCTGCAGAAGCCGCGGCATC is a genomic window of Desulfuromonadales bacterium containing:
- a CDS encoding acyl-CoA dehydrogenase family protein, whose product is QIHGGYGFVSEYPAERFYRDERINRIFEGTNEINRLLIPGMILRKSMKGELPLQKEALKAFESLMTPSFEEIDDSVPFAREKALLKSLKTLFLILAGASVQKFMDRLQNEQEILLAAADMAIQIFALESAVLRAEKVFAAASERKKELLAAVVKVCAFNATEILSTAAKKGAFYIEEGDTLTMILSGIRRFAKYDATGMLQAKRKLADAAIEAEKYVF
- a CDS encoding enoyl-CoA hydratase: MNFVSPTPSIECGCREHILRITINRPEKMNALTAAMYDALAGAIVWADGDPEVRVILIAGAGGCFTSGNDLHDFAASPPTGEESPVFRFLLAISGAQKPILAAVLGPAVGVGTTMLLHCDLVCAGESARFELPFVNLGLCPEAAASLLLPQLAGHQRAAELLLLGEPFGAGRAREIGLVNTVFPDGELLQQALAMARRLAQRPPASVRLTKALLKRGGQRAVAETMAEEGRHFLQRLASPEAQEALAAFFEKRKPDFSGFA